A region of Streptomyces sp. WMMC500 DNA encodes the following proteins:
- a CDS encoding NADP-dependent malic enzyme has product MAAEIVNPPSGTDTSDSPDDDYFDPAFALHRGGKMAVQATVPVDDRDDLSLAYTPGVAKVCTAIAEQPELVHDYTWKSQVVAVVTDGSAVLGLGDIGPEASLPVMEGKAILFKQFGGVDAVPVALDCREVDDIVETVARLAPSFGGVNLEDISAPRCFEIERRLQERLDIPIFHDDQHGTAVVTLAALRNAAKLSGRALGELRAVISGAGAAGAAIAKILVEAGIGDVVVADRKGIVSADREDLTDAKRELAELTNHEGRTGSLESALAGADVFIGVSGGTVPERAVATMAKGAFVFAMANPNPEIHPDVAHKYAAVVATGRSDYPNQINNVLAFPGIFAGALQVRASRITEGMKLAAAEALADVVAGELSPHCVIPSPFDERVAPAITRAVAAAARAEGVARR; this is encoded by the coding sequence GTGGCAGCGGAGATCGTCAACCCTCCGAGCGGGACGGATACGTCCGACAGCCCAGACGACGACTACTTCGATCCGGCCTTCGCCCTCCACCGGGGCGGCAAGATGGCCGTCCAGGCGACCGTCCCGGTCGACGACAGGGACGACCTGTCGCTCGCCTACACACCGGGCGTCGCGAAGGTGTGCACCGCAATCGCAGAACAGCCCGAACTCGTCCACGACTACACCTGGAAGTCCCAGGTGGTCGCCGTCGTCACGGACGGCAGCGCGGTCCTCGGCCTCGGCGACATCGGCCCGGAGGCGTCCCTTCCGGTGATGGAGGGCAAGGCCATCCTCTTCAAGCAGTTCGGCGGCGTGGACGCGGTCCCCGTCGCGCTGGACTGCCGCGAGGTGGACGACATCGTCGAGACCGTGGCGCGGCTCGCGCCCTCCTTCGGCGGGGTGAACCTGGAGGACATCTCCGCGCCCCGCTGCTTCGAGATCGAGCGCAGGCTGCAGGAGCGCCTGGACATCCCGATCTTCCACGACGACCAGCACGGCACCGCCGTCGTCACCCTCGCCGCGCTGCGCAACGCCGCGAAGCTCAGCGGCCGGGCGCTCGGCGAGCTGCGCGCGGTGATCTCCGGGGCCGGCGCGGCCGGTGCGGCGATCGCGAAGATCCTCGTCGAGGCCGGCATCGGAGACGTGGTCGTCGCCGACCGCAAGGGCATCGTCTCCGCGGACCGCGAGGACCTGACCGACGCCAAGCGGGAGCTGGCGGAGCTGACGAACCACGAGGGGCGCACGGGCTCGCTGGAGTCGGCGCTCGCGGGCGCGGACGTCTTCATCGGCGTCTCCGGCGGCACGGTGCCGGAGCGGGCGGTGGCGACGATGGCGAAGGGCGCGTTCGTCTTCGCCATGGCCAACCCCAATCCGGAAATCCACCCGGACGTGGCGCACAAGTATGCGGCCGTCGTCGCCACCGGCCGCAGCGACTACCCGAACCAGATCAACAACGTGCTCGCGTTCCCCGGCATCTTCGCCGGGGCGCTGCAGGTGCGTGCCTCCCGGATCACCGAGGGCATGAAGCTCGCGGCGGCGGAGGCGCTGGCGGACGTGGTCGCGGGCGAGCTGAGCCCGCATTGCGTGATCCCGTCGCCGTTCGACGAGCGGGTGGCGCCGGCCATCACGCGCGCGGTCGCCGCGGCGGCGCGCGCGGAGGGCGTGGCGCGGCGGTAG
- a CDS encoding aldo/keto reductase has product MQYRTLGRTGIKVSPYCLGAMMFGAHGNPDHDDSVRIIHKALDAGVNFVDTADIYGHGESEEIVGKALKGRRDDVVLATKAHLPMGDDPNRQGNSRRWLVRALEDSLRRLGTDHVDLYQIHRPAPDTDIEETLSALTDLVRAGKVRAIGTSAFPASDLVEAQWVAERRGLARFRTEQPNYSLLDRGIEREVLPVCERYGMGTLVWSPLAGGMLTGRYRKGQVPDTHRGSFGFRHLGDERRLDAVEQLLPLAEKAGMSLTHLALAFVISHPGVTSAIIGPRTMEQLDDLLAGAGTTLGDDVLDEIDALVPPGTEVGRLDMAYDPPAILRAGLRRRAPEERVAA; this is encoded by the coding sequence ATGCAGTACCGCACGCTGGGCCGGACCGGGATCAAGGTCAGCCCCTACTGCCTGGGCGCGATGATGTTCGGCGCCCACGGCAACCCCGACCACGACGACTCCGTCCGCATCATCCACAAGGCGCTGGACGCGGGCGTCAACTTCGTCGACACCGCGGACATCTACGGCCACGGCGAGTCCGAGGAGATCGTCGGCAAGGCGCTCAAGGGCCGCCGCGACGACGTCGTGCTCGCCACCAAGGCGCACCTGCCCATGGGCGACGACCCCAACCGGCAGGGCAACTCCCGCCGCTGGCTCGTCCGCGCCCTGGAGGACTCGCTGCGCCGGCTCGGGACCGACCACGTCGACCTCTACCAGATCCACCGGCCCGCGCCGGACACCGACATCGAGGAGACCCTGTCCGCGCTCACCGACCTGGTGCGCGCCGGCAAGGTACGGGCGATCGGCACCTCCGCCTTCCCCGCCTCCGACCTGGTCGAGGCGCAGTGGGTCGCGGAGCGGCGCGGGCTGGCGCGGTTCCGCACCGAGCAGCCGAACTACTCGCTCCTCGACCGCGGCATCGAGCGCGAGGTGCTGCCCGTCTGCGAGCGCTACGGGATGGGCACGCTGGTGTGGAGCCCGCTGGCCGGCGGGATGCTCACCGGCCGCTACCGCAAGGGCCAGGTGCCCGACACCCACCGCGGGAGCTTCGGCTTCCGCCACCTCGGTGACGAGCGCCGGCTGGACGCCGTGGAGCAACTGCTGCCGCTCGCGGAGAAGGCGGGCATGTCGCTGACGCACCTGGCGCTGGCCTTCGTGATCTCCCACCCCGGCGTCACGTCCGCGATCATCGGGCCGCGCACCATGGAGCAGTTGGACGACCTGCTGGCGGGTGCCGGGACGACGCTCGGCGACGACGTGCTGGACGAGATCGACGCCCTCGTGCCGCCGGGCACGGAGGTCGGGCGGCTGGACATGGCGTACGACCCGCCGGCGATCCTGCGCGCCGGGCTGCGGCGCCGGGCGCCGGAGGAGCGCGTGGCGGCCTGA
- a CDS encoding TetR/AcrR family transcriptional regulator, which yields MSDRRTTEEPAAGRRMRPDVRRSLDALLTAAAEVFETEGVDAPVRRITAKAGVGAGTLYRHFPQRSDLITAVFRNEVDACAAAAPALAAQYEPVEALTRWLHRFTRFIAAKQGLKTALHSGDCAYESLPGYFQARFVPALAGLLDAAAATGDVRSDVRPEDLLQALSSIIDPDDPAYTRRMIELLADGLRYRA from the coding sequence ATGTCCGATCGCCGCACCACGGAGGAGCCGGCCGCCGGCCGCCGCATGCGGCCGGACGTCCGGCGCAGCCTCGACGCGCTGCTGACCGCGGCGGCCGAGGTGTTCGAGACGGAGGGCGTGGACGCGCCCGTACGCCGCATCACGGCGAAGGCCGGGGTGGGGGCGGGGACGCTCTACCGGCACTTCCCGCAGCGCTCGGACCTCATCACGGCCGTCTTCCGCAACGAGGTCGACGCCTGCGCCGCGGCCGCCCCCGCGCTGGCCGCGCAGTACGAGCCGGTGGAGGCGCTGACGCGGTGGCTGCACCGCTTCACGCGGTTCATCGCCGCGAAGCAGGGGCTGAAGACCGCCCTGCACTCCGGCGACTGCGCGTACGAGAGCCTGCCCGGGTACTTCCAGGCGCGCTTCGTCCCCGCCCTCGCGGGCCTGCTGGACGCCGCCGCCGCGACCGGCGACGTCCGCTCCGACGTGCGTCCGGAGGACCTGCTGCAGGCGCTCAGCAGCATCATCGACCCGGACGACCCCGCGTACACGCGGCGCATGATCGAGCTGCTCGCCGACGGCCTCCGCTACCGCGCCTGA
- a CDS encoding class I SAM-dependent methyltransferase encodes MAGTTDAATPVGADWQGWQESWDRQQEWYMPDREERFRVMLDAVEALVGSEPRVLDLACGTGSISARLLRRFPGARTTGVDLDPALLTIARGTFADDPRADFVTADLSQPDWTARLPHGSYDAVLTSTALHWLFSDQLATLYGQIAGVVREGGIFVNADHMPDPATPGIDEAVRNWSKVRQDRERAEGVLDWADWWRMVAEDPVLGGPAAERFAIFGNPNDPNEGHADGDTQPPAWHAETLRAAGFAEARTVWASARDAAVLGLR; translated from the coding sequence ATGGCCGGAACGACCGACGCCGCGACGCCCGTGGGCGCCGACTGGCAGGGGTGGCAGGAGAGCTGGGACCGCCAGCAGGAGTGGTACATGCCGGATCGCGAGGAGCGCTTCCGGGTGATGCTCGACGCGGTCGAGGCCCTCGTCGGGTCGGAGCCGCGGGTGCTCGACCTGGCCTGCGGCACGGGCAGCATCAGCGCGCGGCTGCTGCGCCGGTTTCCCGGCGCGCGCACCACCGGCGTCGACCTCGACCCCGCGCTGCTCACCATCGCGCGCGGCACCTTCGCGGACGACCCGCGCGCGGACTTCGTCACCGCAGACCTGTCCCAGCCCGACTGGACGGCGCGGCTGCCGCACGGTTCGTACGACGCGGTGCTCACCTCCACCGCGCTGCACTGGCTCTTCTCCGACCAGCTCGCCACGCTCTACGGGCAGATCGCCGGCGTCGTCCGCGAGGGCGGGATCTTCGTCAACGCCGACCACATGCCGGACCCGGCCACGCCGGGCATCGACGAGGCGGTGCGCAACTGGAGCAAGGTGCGCCAGGACCGCGAGCGGGCCGAAGGGGTGCTGGACTGGGCGGACTGGTGGCGCATGGTGGCCGAGGACCCGGTGCTCGGCGGCCCGGCGGCCGAGCGGTTCGCGATCTTCGGCAACCCGAACGACCCGAACGAGGGCCACGCGGACGGTGACACCCAGCCCCCGGCCTGGCACGCGGAGACGCTGCGCGCCGCGGGCTTCGCCGAGGCCCGTACGGTCTGGGCCTCCGCGCGGGACGCGGCGGTGCTGGGGCTGCGCTGA
- a CDS encoding CGNR zinc finger domain-containing protein — MELAYYSDMAVRLVNTEEPQRGTDALTSLDAAKELFRDSGNFTRRATDADVTRLRQVRGRLRGIFEAAAEGDEVRAVDMLNALLIDFPVSPQISGHDLRDDDGRPKWHLHIAEQSANSGAGFAAAACMGLAVHLTDHGVDRLGLCTAPPCRNVFLDTSTNRSRRYCSDRCATRANVAAYRARKRQAGGDAAGGAAHTER; from the coding sequence GTGGAACTGGCCTATTACTCCGATATGGCCGTGCGCCTCGTCAACACCGAGGAGCCGCAGCGCGGCACCGACGCGCTGACCTCGCTGGACGCGGCCAAGGAGCTGTTCCGGGACAGCGGCAACTTCACCCGGCGGGCCACCGACGCCGACGTCACCCGGCTGCGCCAGGTGCGCGGGCGGCTGCGGGGGATCTTCGAGGCGGCCGCGGAGGGCGACGAGGTACGCGCCGTGGACATGCTCAACGCGCTGCTCATCGACTTCCCCGTCAGCCCGCAGATCAGCGGGCACGACCTCCGCGACGACGACGGGCGCCCCAAGTGGCACCTGCACATCGCCGAGCAGTCGGCCAACTCCGGCGCGGGCTTCGCCGCCGCGGCGTGCATGGGCCTGGCCGTCCACCTCACCGACCACGGCGTCGACCGCCTGGGCCTGTGCACGGCCCCACCGTGCCGCAACGTCTTCCTCGACACGTCGACGAACCGCTCCCGCCGCTACTGCTCCGACCGCTGCGCGACCCGCGCCAACGTCGCGGCCTACCGTGCCCGGAAACGCCAGGCCGGCGGGGACGCCGCGGGGGGCGCGGCGCACACCGAACGCTGA
- the sodX gene encoding nickel-type superoxide dismutase maturation protease — translation MQGQVNERRHDAGRRGLQRLGLAAVDGPSMVPTLRAGDQLLVQYGVEVRPGDVAVLRHPFQQDLLIVKRVVERRDGGWWVLGDNRFVENDSREFGAVPDELVVARALLRLRPPRGLRRSVRSVPAAVLWAASAVRPLAWRFRAR, via the coding sequence ATGCAGGGCCAGGTGAACGAGCGCAGGCACGACGCCGGGCGCCGAGGACTGCAGCGCCTCGGCCTCGCGGCGGTCGACGGTCCGTCGATGGTGCCCACGCTGCGTGCGGGGGACCAGTTGCTCGTGCAGTACGGGGTGGAGGTGCGTCCGGGTGACGTGGCGGTGCTGCGCCACCCGTTCCAGCAGGATCTGCTGATCGTGAAACGGGTGGTGGAGCGCCGCGACGGCGGCTGGTGGGTGCTCGGCGACAACCGGTTCGTCGAGAACGACAGCCGGGAGTTCGGCGCCGTACCGGACGAACTGGTGGTCGCCCGCGCCCTCCTGCGCCTGCGGCCCCCGCGGGGGCTGCGGCGCTCGGTGCGCTCCGTGCCCGCGGCGGTGCTGTGGGCGGCGTCCGCGGTACGCCCGCTGGCCTGGCGCTTCCGCGCGCGGTAG
- the sodN gene encoding superoxide dismutase, Ni, whose amino-acid sequence MFSRFTRLFAPKVTVSAHCDLPCGVYDPAQARIEAESVKAIQEKMQGNDDPHFQARATTIKEQRAELAKHHVSVLWSDYFKPPHFEKYPELHQLVNDTLKALSAAKGSKDPATGQKALDHIAQVDKIFWETKKG is encoded by the coding sequence ATGTTTTCTCGGTTTACTCGCCTGTTCGCCCCCAAGGTGACGGTCAGTGCCCACTGTGACCTCCCCTGCGGCGTCTACGACCCGGCCCAGGCCCGTATCGAGGCCGAATCGGTCAAGGCCATCCAGGAGAAGATGCAGGGCAACGACGACCCGCACTTCCAGGCGCGGGCCACCACCATCAAGGAGCAGCGCGCGGAGCTTGCCAAGCACCACGTTTCGGTGCTGTGGAGCGACTACTTCAAGCCCCCGCACTTCGAGAAGTACCCTGAGCTGCACCAGCTCGTCAACGACACGCTCAAGGCGCTCAGCGCCGCCAAGGGGTCCAAGGACCCCGCGACCGGCCAGAAGGCGCTGGACCACATCGCCCAGGTCGACAAGATCTTCTGGGAGACCAAGAAGGGCTGA
- a CDS encoding sigma-70 family RNA polymerase sigma factor: protein MSAPVEDLLRRHAPQVLGALVRRYGHFDAAEDAVQEALLAASDQWPAQGVPDNPRGWLIRVASRRLTDELRSEEARRRREESAAALTPRDDFRAPPPGEARHPSEDDTLTLLFLCCHPVLTQPSRIALTLRAVGGLTTAEIARAFLVPEATMAQRISRAKKTLKDAGARFRRPEPAELPGRFTDVLHVLYLIFNEGYTATSGATLRRADLAAEAIRLARAVHALTPDSGEAAGLLSLMLLTDARREARSGPGGALVPLDEQDRGRWDRAQIEEGVALVSRALTTAALGPYQVQAAIAAVHDEAERSEDTDWRQILGLYDLLERLAPSPVVSLNRAVAVAMADGPRAGLDLLAELADDRRLAEHHRLDAVRAHLLELAGESGAAREAYGRAAERTLSVPEQRYLQLRAARLH, encoded by the coding sequence GTGAGCGCCCCTGTCGAGGACCTGCTGCGCCGCCACGCGCCGCAGGTCCTCGGCGCCCTCGTCCGCCGCTACGGCCACTTCGACGCCGCCGAGGACGCCGTGCAGGAGGCGCTGCTCGCCGCGTCCGACCAGTGGCCGGCGCAGGGGGTGCCGGACAACCCGCGCGGCTGGCTGATCCGCGTCGCCTCCCGCCGGCTGACGGACGAACTGCGCAGCGAGGAGGCCCGGCGCCGCCGCGAGGAGTCCGCCGCCGCGCTGACGCCCCGCGACGACTTCCGCGCGCCGCCGCCGGGGGAGGCGCGCCACCCGTCCGAGGACGACACGCTCACCCTGCTCTTCCTGTGCTGCCACCCCGTGCTCACCCAGCCGTCCCGCATCGCGCTGACGCTGCGCGCGGTCGGCGGTCTGACCACCGCCGAGATCGCCCGCGCCTTTCTGGTGCCGGAGGCGACGATGGCGCAGCGGATCAGCCGGGCGAAGAAGACCCTCAAGGACGCGGGCGCCCGCTTCCGCCGGCCGGAGCCGGCGGAGCTGCCGGGGCGCTTCACCGACGTGCTGCACGTGCTGTACCTGATCTTCAACGAGGGCTACACCGCCACCTCCGGCGCCACCCTGCGCCGCGCCGACCTGGCCGCCGAGGCGATCCGTCTCGCGCGCGCCGTCCACGCCCTGACGCCGGACAGCGGCGAGGCCGCGGGGCTGCTGTCGCTGATGCTGCTCACCGACGCCCGCCGCGAGGCCCGCAGCGGGCCGGGCGGCGCCCTGGTGCCGCTCGACGAGCAGGACCGCGGGCGCTGGGACCGCGCGCAGATCGAGGAGGGCGTCGCGCTGGTCAGCCGCGCGCTGACGACCGCCGCCCTCGGTCCGTACCAGGTGCAGGCCGCCATCGCCGCCGTGCACGACGAGGCGGAGCGCTCCGAGGACACCGACTGGCGGCAGATCCTCGGGCTGTACGACCTGCTGGAGCGCCTCGCACCGAGCCCCGTCGTCAGCCTGAACCGGGCGGTCGCCGTGGCGATGGCCGACGGCCCGCGCGCCGGGCTCGACCTGCTGGCCGAACTGGCGGACGACCGGCGGCTCGCGGAGCACCACCGTCTCGACGCCGTACGGGCCCACCTGCTGGAGCTGGCGGGGGAGTCGGGGGCGGCGCGGGAGGCGTACGGGCGCGCGGCGGAGCGCACGCTGAGCGTCCCCGAGCAGCGTTACCTCCAATTGCGCGCCGCGCGGCTGCACTGA
- a CDS encoding YciI family protein produces the protein MKYLVMIYGSQADYDAMNGNGSEGHPAWTEKDLQAMFQHMESINNDLAETGEVVDGNGLSAPKQAIVVTDGPDGSSVVSDGPFGETKELLAGYWVLDCASDERVTEIAKRVHQCPVPVGSPPSNVVIRPILDAAPGK, from the coding sequence ATGAAGTACCTGGTGATGATCTACGGTTCGCAGGCCGACTACGACGCCATGAACGGCAACGGCTCCGAGGGCCACCCCGCCTGGACCGAGAAGGACCTGCAGGCGATGTTCCAGCACATGGAGTCGATCAACAACGACCTCGCCGAGACCGGGGAGGTCGTCGACGGCAACGGTCTGTCGGCGCCGAAGCAGGCCATCGTCGTCACCGACGGCCCCGACGGCTCGTCCGTCGTCTCCGACGGCCCGTTCGGCGAGACCAAGGAGCTCCTCGCGGGCTACTGGGTGCTGGACTGCGCCAGCGACGAGCGGGTCACCGAGATCGCCAAGCGCGTCCACCAGTGCCCCGTCCCGGTGGGCTCCCCGCCCTCCAACGTGGTGATCCGCCCCATCCTGGATGCGGCGCCGGGCAAGTGA